A region of Burkholderia lata DNA encodes the following proteins:
- a CDS encoding GlcG/HbpS family heme-binding protein, whose protein sequence is MFSKPSRLFIVVAAFFTAHAAAQSPASAPIPEQLPYDIPYGAPITLAQARTAITAAEAEARRRNWKYAIVVVDSGGNLVSCDKMDGTQLASTEIAEAKARASVRFRRQTKDMQNAINNGATGNLSIPGILAGEGGIPIVVGGQLIGAIGTSGGAGVQDSVIAAAGAAAIR, encoded by the coding sequence ATGTTTTCGAAGCCATCCCGACTCTTCATCGTGGTAGCCGCATTTTTCACCGCCCATGCGGCAGCACAATCTCCGGCGTCCGCACCGATTCCCGAACAACTCCCGTATGACATCCCGTACGGTGCGCCCATAACGTTGGCTCAGGCGCGCACGGCCATTACGGCAGCCGAAGCAGAAGCGCGACGCCGAAACTGGAAATACGCGATCGTCGTCGTCGACAGCGGCGGGAATCTGGTCTCGTGCGACAAGATGGACGGAACGCAACTCGCCTCCACCGAAATTGCGGAAGCCAAGGCGCGGGCGTCGGTTCGCTTCCGCCGACAGACCAAGGATATGCAGAACGCGATCAACAACGGGGCGACCGGCAACCTCAGTATCCCGGGCATTCTCGCCGGAGAAGGCGGCATCCCGATCGTGGTGGGCGGGCAACTGATCGGCGCGATCGGGACCAGTGGCGGCGCGGGGGTGCAGGATAGCGTGATCGCGGCCGCGGGCGCGGCGGCCATCCGGTAA
- a CDS encoding cytochrome c: MTHTIQRHRRARRGTAYRAAIAAGLLALVGSASALAQGAPAGTASTSADAALVEKGHQLAIAADCMACHTALDGGKPFAGGYGIASPMGQIYSSNITPSKTAGIGNYTEAQFARALREGVRADGAYLYPAMPYTSYSGLSDADVHALYSYFMQAVKPVDEAAPATNLPFPFGMRMAMAGWNMLFLSNKRFEADPAHDAQWNRGAYLTNVLAHCSACHTPRNALMAEDFGRNLGGAQLGAWYAPNITSDPVSGIGAWTDDELVSYLKTGRAAGKNQAAGPMAEAVQNSLQYLSDADLKSIVSYLRSTKPIRDEGESVPAFSYGRAISSEATLRGASALNANGTLTTGAALFSGYCASCHQANGKGSPSQAYPSLSNNTATGSRNPSNLIAAILYGVDREVGGEHVLMPSFGEESYVQPLKDDQVAAIANYVLEQYGNPDVTVTADDVAVARSGGPVPLLVRVRPLMLPGAALVVLIAILGVVFWRRRRQRVPLADPPRGNAG, encoded by the coding sequence ATGACACACACGATTCAACGACACCGTCGCGCGCGGCGCGGCACCGCGTATCGCGCGGCCATCGCGGCCGGCCTGCTCGCACTCGTCGGCAGCGCATCCGCGCTTGCGCAGGGTGCGCCGGCCGGCACGGCTTCGACGTCGGCCGACGCCGCGCTGGTCGAAAAGGGACATCAGCTCGCGATCGCGGCGGACTGCATGGCCTGCCACACGGCGCTCGACGGCGGCAAGCCGTTCGCGGGCGGGTACGGCATCGCGTCGCCGATGGGGCAGATCTATTCGAGCAACATCACGCCGTCGAAGACGGCCGGCATCGGCAACTACACCGAGGCGCAGTTCGCCCGCGCGCTGCGCGAAGGCGTGCGCGCCGATGGCGCGTACCTGTATCCGGCGATGCCCTATACGTCGTACAGCGGCCTCAGCGACGCCGACGTGCACGCGCTTTACAGCTACTTCATGCAGGCGGTGAAGCCGGTCGACGAAGCCGCGCCCGCCACGAACCTGCCGTTCCCGTTCGGCATGCGCATGGCGATGGCGGGATGGAACATGCTGTTCCTGTCGAACAAGCGTTTCGAAGCGGATCCGGCCCATGATGCGCAGTGGAATCGCGGTGCGTACCTGACCAACGTGCTGGCGCACTGCAGCGCGTGCCACACGCCGCGCAACGCACTGATGGCCGAAGACTTCGGCCGTAATCTCGGCGGCGCGCAGCTCGGCGCGTGGTACGCGCCGAACATTACGTCGGATCCGGTGAGCGGCATCGGCGCGTGGACCGACGACGAGCTGGTGTCGTACCTGAAGACCGGCCGCGCAGCCGGCAAGAACCAGGCGGCCGGCCCGATGGCGGAGGCCGTGCAGAACAGCCTGCAGTATCTGTCGGACGCGGACCTGAAATCGATCGTCTCGTATCTGCGCAGCACGAAGCCGATCCGCGACGAAGGCGAATCGGTGCCGGCATTCTCGTACGGGCGAGCGATCAGCAGCGAAGCGACGTTGCGCGGCGCGTCCGCGCTGAACGCGAACGGCACGCTGACGACGGGCGCGGCGCTGTTCAGCGGCTACTGCGCGAGTTGTCACCAGGCGAACGGCAAGGGCAGCCCGAGCCAGGCGTATCCGTCGCTGTCGAACAATACCGCCACGGGCTCGCGCAATCCGTCGAACCTGATTGCGGCGATCCTGTACGGCGTCGATCGCGAGGTGGGCGGCGAGCATGTGCTGATGCCGTCGTTTGGCGAGGAGTCCTATGTCCAGCCGCTCAAGGACGACCAGGTCGCTGCCATCGCGAACTACGTGCTTGAGCAGTACGGCAATCCGGACGTGACCGTCACCGCGGACGACGTTGCCGTCGCGCGCAGCGGCGGCCCTGTTCCGCTGCTCGTGCGGGTCCGGCCGCTGATGCTGCCGGGCGCGGCGCTGGTCGTGCTGATCGCGATCTTGGGCGTCGTGTTCTGGCGGCGCCGCCGCCAACGCGTCCCGCTTGCCGATCCGCCGCGCGGCAACGCAGGCTGA
- a CDS encoding spinster family MFS transporter has translation MNETPPVGGLSEALAGRTSVQTGQDSLRSWYILAILTFAYSLAYIDRQLLNLLVDPIRHSLAISDTQLSLVQGVAFISAYLIASPLFGRLVDVTNRRNILLVGICLWCIFTALCGKATTFQGLFLARFGVGASEACVFPIALSMIADCFSAKQMPRAMSVFILGPMLGGGLSLVAGGLVISFARDVHQQFPMLAGFETWQLAFVLIGLPGILFALLVWLTVREPVRSKVISGSTDDRQYSTRDSVAFLWARRGFYARILFGVGTLAIVVLGMPAWLPTYLIRAQGMPAALVGFRFGALVVCCGTAGALAGPWVVRWFERRGYEDASLRTAAFAMIPMLLSCASIPFAPGAIGTLVAAAVTVFFFTLPTACMAASLQLVAPSRMRGLVGALYSFFAQLIGFGLGPTLIALVTDRVFGNPKMVGQSIGIVCTIAAALAAWLLFTSLPHYRRLLAEERGANAG, from the coding sequence ATGAATGAAACCCCGCCCGTCGGCGGCCTGAGCGAAGCGCTAGCGGGACGCACCTCCGTCCAGACCGGGCAGGACAGCCTCAGGTCGTGGTACATCCTGGCCATTCTCACCTTCGCGTATTCGCTCGCCTATATCGATCGCCAGCTTCTCAACCTGCTCGTCGACCCGATCCGCCATTCGCTCGCCATCTCCGATACCCAGCTCAGCCTCGTCCAGGGCGTCGCGTTCATTTCCGCCTACCTGATCGCATCGCCGCTGTTCGGCCGGCTCGTCGACGTGACCAACCGGCGCAACATCCTGCTGGTCGGCATCTGCCTGTGGTGCATCTTCACCGCCCTGTGCGGCAAGGCCACGACGTTCCAGGGATTGTTCCTCGCGCGCTTTGGCGTCGGCGCCAGCGAAGCGTGCGTGTTTCCGATTGCGCTGTCGATGATCGCCGACTGCTTTTCGGCGAAGCAGATGCCGCGCGCGATGAGCGTCTTCATCCTCGGCCCGATGCTCGGCGGTGGCCTCTCGCTCGTCGCCGGCGGCCTCGTCATCTCGTTCGCGCGCGACGTCCATCAGCAATTCCCGATGCTCGCCGGGTTCGAAACCTGGCAGCTCGCGTTCGTGCTGATCGGGTTGCCGGGCATCCTGTTCGCGCTGCTGGTGTGGCTGACGGTGCGCGAGCCGGTACGCAGCAAGGTCATCAGCGGCAGCACCGACGACCGGCAGTATTCGACCCGCGATTCGGTCGCGTTTCTGTGGGCGCGGCGCGGGTTCTACGCGCGGATCCTGTTCGGCGTCGGCACGCTCGCGATCGTCGTGCTCGGCATGCCGGCGTGGCTGCCGACCTATCTGATCCGTGCGCAGGGGATGCCGGCGGCGCTGGTCGGCTTCCGCTTCGGCGCGCTGGTGGTCTGCTGCGGCACCGCCGGCGCGCTGGCCGGGCCGTGGGTCGTGCGCTGGTTCGAGCGGCGCGGCTACGAAGATGCGTCGCTGCGCACCGCCGCGTTCGCGATGATCCCGATGCTGCTCAGCTGCGCGAGCATTCCGTTTGCGCCGGGCGCGATCGGCACGCTGGTCGCGGCCGCCGTCACCGTCTTTTTCTTCACGCTGCCGACCGCGTGCATGGCCGCGTCGCTGCAGCTCGTCGCACCCAGCCGCATGCGCGGCCTGGTCGGCGCGCTCTACTCGTTCTTCGCTCAGTTGATCGGCTTCGGGCTCGGCCCGACGTTGATTGCGCTCGTCACCGATCGCGTGTTCGGCAACCCGAAGATGGTCGGCCAGTCGATCGGCATCGTCTGCACGATTGCAGCGGCGCTGGCCGCGTGGCTGCTGTTCACGTCGCTGCCGCACTATCGCCGGTTGCTGGCGGAGGAGCGTGGCGCGAACGCTGGCTGA
- a CDS encoding DUF1330 domain-containing protein, which produces MATYIVFTRESTHDQQELDRYQDQVGATLAGHPLKVLAAYGPQETLEGDGPEGVVIVEFPSRDAAHAWYDSPAYQTVVQHRFKGARYRAVLVEGV; this is translated from the coding sequence TTGGCGACCTATATCGTTTTCACGCGTGAAAGCACGCACGATCAGCAGGAACTCGACCGCTATCAGGACCAGGTCGGCGCGACGCTCGCCGGCCACCCGTTGAAGGTGCTGGCCGCGTATGGCCCGCAGGAAACGCTCGAGGGCGACGGCCCGGAAGGGGTGGTGATCGTCGAGTTTCCGTCCAGAGATGCTGCGCACGCGTGGTATGACAGCCCGGCATACCAGACCGTCGTTCAGCATCGCTTCAAGGGCGCGCGCTATCGCGCCGTGCTGGTCGAAGGCGTCTGA
- a CDS encoding GMC family oxidoreductase, which translates to MKTPVFESNGDVSADVVIVGSGVVGGLIADQLVSQGHSVLILESGLRIERGQAVENWRNMPFDNRVGSDFQGLYPQAPNAPAPLYFPKNDYVGLSGPDGQSFQQGYLRTVGGTTWHWAASSWRHLPVDFRMQSTYGVGRDWPISYDDLEPYYCRAEEEMGVAGPSDPAMQSPSQRSRPYPMDMVPWGHGDRRFAEIVNAHGYRSIPIPQARSTRPWHGRPTCCGNNNCQPICPIGAMYNGIHHIERAERKGAKVLAESVVYKIDTDANNRVTAVHWYDASHKSHKASGKRFVLACNGIETPRLLLLAANERNPHGIANGSDQVGRNMMDHSGFHCTFLANEPMWLGRGPAQSSCIVGPRDGDFRGQYSANKMILNNISRVGPATQQALKLGLVGKALDEEIRRRAIYGVDLSISLEPLPDPNNRLTLSKTRVDPLGLACPDIHYDVGDYVRHGYDAACKQLSHIGTLFDAVEFNITKTLNANNHIMGGTIMGADPKNSVVDGDCRAHDHANLWLPGGGAMPSASVVNTTLSMAALGLKAADSISASLAKG; encoded by the coding sequence ATGAAAACTCCTGTATTTGAATCGAACGGCGACGTGTCGGCCGACGTCGTGATCGTGGGATCCGGCGTGGTGGGCGGCTTGATCGCGGACCAGCTGGTCAGCCAGGGCCATTCGGTGCTGATCCTCGAATCGGGCCTGCGCATCGAGCGCGGGCAGGCGGTCGAGAACTGGCGCAACATGCCGTTCGACAATCGCGTCGGGTCCGACTTCCAGGGGCTCTACCCGCAGGCGCCGAATGCGCCGGCCCCGCTGTATTTCCCGAAGAACGACTACGTCGGCCTGAGCGGTCCGGACGGCCAGAGTTTCCAGCAGGGCTACCTGCGCACGGTCGGCGGCACGACCTGGCACTGGGCCGCCTCGAGCTGGCGGCATCTGCCGGTCGATTTCCGGATGCAGTCGACGTATGGCGTCGGCCGCGACTGGCCGATCTCCTATGACGATCTCGAGCCGTACTACTGCCGCGCGGAAGAGGAGATGGGCGTGGCCGGACCGAGCGACCCGGCGATGCAGTCGCCGTCGCAACGCAGCCGCCCGTATCCGATGGACATGGTGCCGTGGGGGCATGGCGACCGGCGCTTCGCCGAAATCGTCAACGCGCACGGCTACCGCTCGATCCCGATTCCGCAGGCACGCAGCACGCGGCCGTGGCATGGCCGCCCGACCTGCTGCGGCAACAACAACTGCCAGCCGATCTGCCCGATCGGCGCGATGTACAACGGCATCCATCACATCGAGCGCGCGGAGCGCAAGGGCGCGAAGGTGCTCGCCGAATCGGTCGTCTACAAGATCGACACCGACGCGAACAATCGCGTGACGGCCGTGCACTGGTACGACGCGTCGCACAAGTCGCACAAGGCGAGCGGCAAGCGGTTCGTGCTCGCCTGCAACGGCATCGAGACCCCGCGCCTGCTGCTGCTCGCCGCGAACGAGCGCAACCCGCACGGCATCGCGAACGGCTCGGACCAGGTCGGCCGCAACATGATGGATCACTCGGGCTTCCACTGCACGTTCCTCGCGAACGAGCCGATGTGGCTCGGCCGCGGCCCTGCGCAGAGCAGCTGTATCGTCGGTCCGCGCGATGGCGATTTTCGCGGGCAGTATTCGGCGAACAAGATGATCCTGAACAACATCTCGCGCGTCGGGCCGGCGACGCAACAGGCGCTGAAGCTCGGCCTGGTCGGCAAGGCACTCGACGAGGAAATCCGGCGGCGCGCGATCTACGGCGTGGACCTGTCGATCAGCCTCGAACCGCTGCCGGACCCGAACAACCGCCTGACGCTCAGCAAGACGCGCGTCGATCCGCTCGGCCTCGCCTGCCCGGACATCCACTACGACGTCGGCGACTACGTGCGGCACGGCTACGACGCGGCATGCAAGCAGCTGTCGCACATCGGCACCCTGTTCGACGCGGTCGAATTCAACATCACGAAGACGCTGAACGCGAACAATCACATCATGGGCGGCACCATCATGGGCGCGGATCCGAAGAACTCGGTCGTCGACGGCGACTGCCGCGCGCACGACCATGCGAACCTGTGGCTGCCGGGCGGTGGCGCGATGCCGTCGGCGTCCGTCGTCAACACGACGCTGTCGATGGCGGCCCTTGGCCTGAAGGCCGCGGATTCGATTTCCGCGAGCCTCGCAAAGGGTTGA
- a CDS encoding sugar dehydrogenase complex small subunit: MSPYDHETRVAARAGITRRAALKVMAAALTQVGLFTVAPGHAFAQQPSLDAKTFLALSSALTGHANLDPMTARRLVDAFHRTDAGFAARAAALAQRVRAGQTPAQLLADADSAGLHDTALAIVAAWYTGTVGHGQKAVMVTYADALMYDTVQDGMSAPTYCSNGPLWWTAEPPPADVAPPRKMVAPATSQHPQKHA, from the coding sequence ATGTCCCCTTACGATCATGAAACACGCGTCGCTGCGCGCGCCGGCATTACCCGGAGAGCGGCCCTGAAAGTGATGGCGGCAGCCCTGACGCAGGTCGGGCTGTTCACTGTCGCGCCCGGCCATGCATTCGCGCAGCAGCCGTCGCTCGACGCCAAGACTTTTCTCGCGCTGTCGAGCGCCCTGACAGGCCACGCGAATCTCGACCCGATGACGGCCAGGCGGCTCGTCGACGCGTTCCATCGCACCGACGCCGGTTTTGCCGCGCGTGCGGCCGCGCTGGCGCAACGCGTTCGCGCCGGGCAGACCCCCGCACAGCTGTTGGCCGATGCCGACAGCGCCGGCCTTCACGACACCGCGCTCGCGATCGTCGCCGCGTGGTACACGGGCACCGTCGGTCATGGCCAGAAGGCCGTGATGGTGACCTATGCCGATGCGCTGATGTACGACACCGTCCAGGACGGGATGAGCGCGCCGACCTATTGCTCGAACGGCCCGCTGTGGTGGACCGCCGAACCGCCGCCGGCCGATGTCGCGCCGCCGCGCAAGATGGTGGCGCCAGCCACTTCACAGCACCCGCAAAAGCACGCCTGA